From one Suricata suricatta isolate VVHF042 chromosome 8, meerkat_22Aug2017_6uvM2_HiC, whole genome shotgun sequence genomic stretch:
- the MANEAL gene encoding glycoprotein endo-alpha-1,2-mannosidase-like protein, translating to MTTGNPQTTWCPPFSTPPISTTSRYGSHGAFYRYKNSMGKSLPLFYIYDSYLTSPEAWAHLLTPSGPHSIRNTPYDGVFIALLVEEGHTHDILAAGFDGMYTYFASNGFSFGSSHQNWKAVKNFCDANNLMFIPSVGPGYIDTSIRPWNNHNTRNRVNGKYYETALQAALTVRPEIVSITSFNEWHEGTQIEKAIPKKTPTRLYLDYLPHQPNLYLELTRRWAEHFIKEKEQWLM from the exons ATGACAACGGGGAACCCTCAGACGACCTGGTGCCCACCATTCTCGACACCGCCCATCAGTACAACATCCAG GTATGGCTCCCATGGTGCGTTTTACCGCTATAAGAACAGCATGGGCAAGAGCCTCCCACTCTTTTACATCTACGACTCATACCTGACATCCCCTGAGGCCTGGGCTCACCTCCTGACACCCAGTGGGCCCCACTCCATCCGCAACACGCCCTATGATGGGGTCTTCATAGCGCTGCTGGTGGAGGAGGGCCACACCCACGACATCCTGGCTGCTGGGTTTGACGGCATGTATACCTACTTTGCCTCCAATGGTTTCTCCTTCGGCTCCTCCCATCAGAACTGGAAAGCTGTGAAGAACTTTTGTGATGCCAATAACCTCATGTTCATCCCCAGCGTGGGGCCTGGCTACATTGACACCAGCATCCGGCCCTGGAATAACCACAATACTCGGAACAGGGTCAATGGCAAGTACTATGAGACAGCCCTGCAGGCAGCCCTGACGGTGAGGCCCGAGATTGTCTCTATCACCTCTTTCAATGAGTGGCACGAGGGCACCCAGATTGAGAAGGCCATTCCCAAGAAGACACCAACACGTCTGTATTTGGACTACCTGCCTCACCAGCCTAACCTGTACCTGGAGCTGACTCGCCGCTGGGCAGAGCACTTCATCAAAGAGAAAGAGCAGTGGCTGATGTGA